TGGTTCTGTCCGAAATGTGGATGTAATCAATGTGCCACAAAAACACTTACGGTACATCGATATCCTAAGTTCCTCATTGTATATCTTAAACGgtatgtaatatgtatgtattttattgtatattgaaAATACAGATCGATGTTACAGATAGATGTTACAAATGTTTTAGGGTTATCGcatacaaaatgtataatataacataagaTAGTTGAACCGATGAACTTTTAGCATAAAGCCACCATATTGATTTACATAAGATACTCATTGGTTCAGCGATTTGGTTATGCTATGCATAAGCAGTTTATGCCATTCTGTGTACGATAGCCCTTACTATCATAGATAACTTATGCATTATTTTGGATTGTAGATTTGTATTTTATGAATGTGCGAGTATGAAGCTAGATGATAAGGTCACATTCCCTTTGGTGGGCCTAAGTGTAGGGCGCCACCTTTATGATCTCTATGCCTGTGTATGCCACTTTGGAGGTGCgtaaacttttcaaaattttaaaattgatgaattttttctaaattgtatcattttaaaaaggattttattataaattatcggAAATacttgtacatttttaaataaagagagaaagattattatatagattatattttatatattatagaaacaATAATACGGTGAAGTAACGATAGaatatacacatttatattattatattatttgcttttatctaaaaacattttttttaaaggaattttttaatggcaaatgtattttagacatttttttatgtctaaaattaaatatttcttctaaaaattgttgaaatataCTTGAATACGTAAAGATGATGAATATCTttgttatatgttaaatttcaGGCGTGTCTGCAGGCCATTATACAGCGTATGCGAAGAATCCTCGTACGGATGTAtggtattattataatgacgAGATTACGAGCAGGCAGAAGCCACAGGATGAGGATTTTAGCAATGCATACATATTGTTTTATAGTCGACAAGGGACCAACTTGAAACCGTGCAATATATAACAAGTCGTATATTTATCTTGGTAGCCGATAGAACAAGTCGAACGGTCAAAGGAGAAAGAACGAATGGGGCTGGTAGCAAAAGGATGGAATGTGACAAAAGGGGGGATTGACAtttacgttctttcacgtgCAGACACTACAAAGATTTATTCGCATACTTTATGCGTTTgcaactttttctttattccttTTGTTGCGCTTTTGTCTCCCCCACGCATccatctccctctctcttGCCTCTGCTAgttatcttttaaaactaaCGGAAAGCGTACTTGGTATACGCATCGATTTGCGTTCAATTACATGCGAATATTGAGAACTGTTGCTGTGTGCGTTTCTTTCGTGATAAAGTTTGATAATGTCTTCACAATTGATATTTTGCTGAAGGCGTTTTGCATTAGCACAAAGTTTGACCTGATTCGCGGGTACTGAGAGAATTGAACGTATTTGTACTGCATATATTGTAAACGTATGTCGAATTTGTACAGTAGATGGTTAAATGTAGAAGTCGAGGATTCTAAACACGTAATTTACTAGTAAATAAAGGTGGACGTCATATTTGAAATCAAATTTGAATCACCACTTACCAAGGCGGGATGTCGCGCTCTTCATCAtgcctttttctttctctaagCAGAGGAGCGAGAGAATATACGCTTATCAATAACAAAGTGTTGCGCTTATTCGATATTCCTTCGTTATCCAAGAACAAGAGGATTGTAAAGCGAAATTgaatatacacattttatgaaaCGCAATTACGTTTatggattatttattaaattagttgtatatatatatcgcaattttattacaagacACTAATTGCAGTTCAACACGCGCTCGCATTAGCACATCGGTGTAATACTGATGTTTTACGCCCATTTTttgaattgttaaaaattgttataatacgCTGTATTGTAATTTGATGGCGCGTATGCGCAATCCGAATCGATTCTCGAACATTTCTGCTTGTTATAAAACCGATtccaagttttttaatatctcctATAGTATAAAAGAATTCTATTGCCGTCGCGTGCAAACGATTTCCTTTGAATCGTCCAGTTCCGGCCTTTTTAATTTGTAGCGAATTTGTTTTGATCCACTAATATTGCATTCTAACACAATCTTAtcaaaatgcatataaaataataaaaagcgaaatttttatttaatctgcTAATTTCGCTGTTGATTTTTATTCGTAAATTTTGAAACCTTTTATATATTGCCTCGACAGTACCGCAACGATATCTGACAGCTGCGCAATCTGTAACTAGTACCATATAATTCGACGATCGATAATACAGAGTAGTTACATGACTGACAGAGGAATCAATTTTTTCGAATTGATAATGCAGACCATATATCGGTAATTACAAAAGTTTCATTGATAATATGAgctgagaaaaaatgttgtaataaaaaaaattgaagttgtAAAATACAAGTAATAAGTGTTAAacgtttttcttttgaaaCTTGGATAAAAGTTATGAAAATCCTTTCAatcattacaattattttatcgaacaatatgataatttataatattaagttaCTTGCATGCTACGCATACGCTTCCACGTTAATTTTATGCGCAGTAATACATTCAATTGAATTCGGTACATTCTTGTAGAGTAGATGTATCAGCGAATGATTTTGTCGCACTGCAAATAACCCAatcatatttcattatttttgttatataaagtGTGTGTAATCTAGATATATCTTTTCTAAAACAGAGAACGTGATAATATCAATCATTGTGtacagttataataattattatacagttATGGATTAAAGCAGTTATTTACTCTAACAGTTTACTCCTCTTCcgttattaatatcaaatagtcaattttttaatgctatgTTTTAGTACTTGAAATTCTAAACTTGGAACTGTTTTATACGCTActtaagaaataatcaaatgcGACGAAACAATTTGTACTTATGGGAAAAAGactttaaatgatttataatagaatattttttttgcttcaTTCAATGCGCACTTAATACTGTAATAGCAGCCTGCTTACACTTCGATCTtcatattacatttacattatgtaataacttaatattatactttttgttCTTCTATTATTTATGGCCGTTCTTTCGTcgtttatgtttttcatcgcTCGTTAATCTCATGCATTCGATGTTACAACATAGGCTGTGTTCCGAAAttcactgtcagtactgaaaatgtaTAGTTTATGTTACGtatactatagattttcaatactggTAATAAATATCGGAACACAGCCATAATCTCTTCATCTTCTCTAGATAAACATTTTCAACATGAATATATCGTATGCAgatcaagaattaaaattggtacaatttcaatttctatTATTCAATTGTTATAGAGATTCTACATTAATTATggcttatttttaatcattacatGTGgagataattttcaaatatttgtaaaactaAAATCATAACAATTATGtatctgtaaaattattattaaaacctAACTCGatctaaaaagaaatacattgaTTAAAATGCCTGGTATTATGACTGCTTGTTCATCAAAGATATAGCAACgttataattcataaataatttaaatatttgaaaatttggcAGTTAACTTTTTGATATGTAtcgtaataatttacatttgattattacaatttaaaaaacaactaATTGTTGTCCACatgtaatgaatttttaatgtaaataataatatattcataaaaatgtttattaacattttttcgtattattttgacaatatttaCGTGATAATGTTTCAAGAGATATTGATAAGACTTTtgtctataaataattaagaatttttgtttttcaaaattagatattagttcaaagattttttaaatgttttgtcATTTACTCATTTTTCGTAATGTTATGTTCATCTtacgttctttttttcttttaacattttatcaaCGTACAGATAATTTGATCTGAttgatatgaatatatatatatatatatatatatatatatatatatatatacatatacagagtgtcccaacgcacgtgggtcaatgctcgtaaaaaggtaaaagggattgagatgaacataaaagtccaatattgtcttgggttaggtctgcaaataatctaatttctatcgtaattgtgaacagtaaatgataaaagcttatcatacattcacaatagattttttccgtgttatggctcgagcggatcgagctctttcctcggcgcgctctcattcgcataatttgaaaaattaatacctcgattattgatGGACCTAACCcgagacctaacccaagacaatattggacttttatgttcatctcgatcccttttatctttttacgagcattgacccatgtgcgttgggacactctgtatatatagttttaaatgtaaagtataattaatttgatatattacaTCATTAACATGTCGCTACGTTAGTTTCCGGATATTGTTTTGACAtaacgtgcgcgcgcgcacgttgATGTTTTCTTCAATTAGTGcagtcaaaatatttaaacgtaagaaatttatttaagaaataacaaTCTAGGGAAGATGAAAGCATTTATCGCAGTTTATTTCtctatattatttgtaattccACCTAAGTTTTTTCGTATCTAACCTTCGATACTCCTTCAAATCCTTATGTTCAATTTATATACGTACGTCTCGTATTGTCGTCGTCACGAAGCTACATTCATTAACGCAACGAAACAGTGAACCAAACAATCGCGCCGGGATGTATAAGGCCACCAATCTCGCAATTCACCGTACGGGTCTCTCCATTAAGAACAAAGAGCGCCTGGTTGGACGGGCTTACCATATATCGACCAAATATACCGCTTTGTATTATCGGTCTATTCGGATTACCCCATTTGGTGAGATGTGGTGGTGTTGCTTTTCCCACGCCCGTTATCATTTCCACTTTTCCTGAAAAGACAGGTGTGTTAGATTCTGTTTTAGTGGCACTtcgtaaaaattcaattttgcaaaaagtttaagggaaaatgtaataaaattaaaaaaaaaatttgaataaaatatatatgtaaagggtttttttaaatgtaaacaagcaatattttattaagacaaaatattttaattaacttggAAGATTTCTTGTTAACAAAATAGCATAACaaacaaataactttaaaagattaagcagataaaattatatttaaagaattaatttttaaagaacaatttgatagaatttttatttcaagtttatatataattagaaaaatatatttaaataatattgaatataaacattaattgcatGGTTTAATGTTTAACTGTTTACCGAAATACGAAAGGGGAATCGGTAGATTATTGCTTTTCTTATAataagaatagaaaaatatttgataaaaataaatctaaaattaccAGTAGTTAAATCTAAAAAGAGAATGTCTTCTTTGTCTGTCGACGAAGCATATATGTCGTAACTATGTGTCGTTTGTGATGGATAGAAGGCAATATCGCTGATATTTAAAGTTGTTTTTACGTCAAAAGCGAATTTTAGTCCGCTTgctggaaaaaaaatatatacatacatatacatatataattgaacaatttttcagtcgctatatttaaattattatttcaaaattaacaaattagaaaagatttcaataataaatagtctcataaaaataatgttttattagtcTATTAAAAAGAGTATCTtgttctatattattataataaaagtgcaaCAAGTGAAGTGTTATTACGTAATATCTCTTGCACTACGAGAGTGACACCAGTGTTTTGTTTGTCGAGAGTAACCAGGTATCTGGAATCAGGAGAAATCGCTGGCTTTCCCAGGATGCTTGGTTTGTGAGCGAGTACGCTATCAGTAAGATAGTCTAACAGCACTTGACCAGTAGGTCGACTAGTGATCGGATCTTTACATTCCAATATTACAAAACCATCTggaaagagaattttattgCGTTCAAGCTAAACGGGCGAACATAATCgaaaattatgaaacaaaagaaaaacttaaaaaatatcaaagtaatatcaaaataaaaagtagattACAAAGATCAGAGAATTCTATGCTTGTTGGTAAGCAGTTGTAGCTGGCCAAGTTCACGGTACGAGTGTATCTCATGTTGACCAGGTCGAGCTTGTACATCCCATGTTGATATGTATGTGTCACATAACCGTATTTGAATATGTGTTTTGTATcctagaaaatataaaaatctttgtaataaaaataacataactAATCACacaattttgtgtaatatatataatcgatAATATAATtccaattaattgaataaatcgtttaataaaagaatttatttgcaattttaaatctgcaaagttttttaatattgaaagatCAAAATAAACATACTCGTTGCTGTGGAATGTACAGTCCTTTTAGGCGATCAAATTGTGCATCAATAGGTTCCAGTTGTATGGTACGATGTTTTTTTCGTTGGGCAGCTTCCTTGATTATTTGCACGGTCTTGATGCCGACGTCTCTTTCGTTTCTCCAGTTTAACACCCACACGTAGTCAAGATTTTGTACATACCACAGATCGACTGGGTTTTTGTCTGTAGCTACTacctgaaaaattatattgaaattattttatggtaatttcgtcgattagtttttttttacaatagaagACAATACGTACATCGATTATCATCATCTGCACCTCGCTGATCACAAGCACACGGTTCTTATCCGGTTGACTAACGTATACATATCTATCAGCAACATTTATGGCACGTCCCCAAGAACACGGAACATTTTTAGGGCCGCAAACATATTCCTGAATAAAGGATACCATAATAAAAACATCGCGAGAGAAGATGacagaaaagaagaaatatacattaatttcgCACCTGGGTACCAGGTATGATGTCTGTGGAATGAATTTCGTGTAACGCATGACACGTAGATGGTTCGTATACTAAAATACCCCACTCGTGAAAAGATAAGAATCTCCGTTCTTCATCTGTCGCAACTGTGTACaagatttttcatattaattaaaaacatgataagctaataaataaaataatactagtTTCCTTCaacttttacaattaatactaataatgatatattattgattaatattaatgcaaaCATCAGTGAAGTTTTctactaaattaaatatttctttaattaaacatatttctataatggATTACTATTATGAATCCTCATTAGAGCAAAAAAGTTGCCCTTTACTCACTCGGTGTAGGTTGCTCCTGAATCACTAAACTGCTAATGTCTCTCGTTAGTCCCCCAGCGCTGGTCGCTTCACACATGTAAGCTCCCGTGTCGGCATAATCGACCTTCCTGATTAGCAATTTGGTACCGTTCCCGATCACTTCGTACTTGTCTGGTTGATCCTCGCTCAGGGGTTTGTCATTCTTCAGCCATCGTACACGTGGAAGAGGTTCACCTATCACGTGGCACCTCATCTTCGCTGTTCCCTTTGGTCGCTTGGATTGGAACTGTGGTGTCACCCTGACTTCGGGTACAGCTAGgaatgtcatttttatttcattatttttaattaacttatacaaattatttttttaaattgatttctctctcattttcactttttcaacagtattttattatactttaactttataataatcacaaaagaaaatgtgtctttattatttatatttgtaaaaattatttatattattcttgaaaattatttccctataatcttttttttgttaaaaaaattcaacacaaatttgttaaataatttctgtagATAAAAGAATAGCTCTAGTGAATGTGGAATATTTatgatacataaattattgtacatgTATTGTATAAAGTAGAATTTTGTTTGCATTttcatgatataaattaattatataaatggcaaattttttgtttttcaagcagaattaaaatatgtctgatccaaatattaattcaataacttatattattttaattaaaaaacttactGTAAATGGTGAGCATGTGAGTTTGCACTACATCTTCGTTGCTGAGAGCGTGACACGTGTAATTACCAGCATGTTCCAATTGCACGTTTGTTAGATAAAGACTGTCATCGTTAAGAACGCGAATCTACAaagtattcataattttttattgttaatttgttgttgttaaattgtaatttaatgttaattttttaaaattattacttactcaaaagagataaaaaaattgattttaatccCCATTcggaataaaagaaatattttttatgactattgtaataaagaaaagagaaaaaaatacgatactTGTTATTTAAAGAGTGATCTGGCATATAGATAATGTGACATCTAAAGGGCTAACGACAAGAGTAGAGATTGAATTATTTCATTCGAATAGAATACCTCCGCCTCGTTGAGGGTTTCCACGTCCGTGTCATAACGACGCCAGACCAAAGGCGGAGATGGTGTTCCGGTGACGTCGCACTTAATCTCAACATTGTCTCCGACTCGCGCGGATATGTGATTCACTTCGAGGGATTTATCCAACAATACCACCGATACGCCTGCACAGATCAAAACCACCCTCGCGTATATTATGTGTACGTTATACTTCGGCCAAATTGAATGGACGATCATTCGCCGTACAAACTTTGCATAATAATTCCCAGCGGTCGTTTATATATGCACGATGGCACTGTACCGGTCACGTGTGCAGTCTGACAATTTACGATGACGCTATTGTCTATGGACAATGCGTCCTGCATTGAGACCATTATAACATGGATTaccataagaaaattattcacaaATGGTTAATCACTGCGTTAAATCACTGCACTAATCGCgccaataaaattgtattttacaaaattatcagatatatgatataaacaaattttcgaGAATAAACAAACATTTCAGCTAAGAACattttaaatgaaagaaattacTTCAAAGGATTAAAttgatttgaatattattaatgtaattaaacgtCATCTCTTTGTTTTTGACTGGCAAACTTGTcgtaataaatgataaattaatagcAAATGGTACTTACTGTAGAGCTTACTGAAAGCCATGTAGAATTCGTTAACATTCAATCTGCCATCACCGTCGGTGTCATCGTAATTGATCATGTGGCTTAAGTTGCATCCCGCGGATAGCTCCTCCATGTTTTCTTCCTTCGCGATCTAAATGTTCGAAAGAGCTTGAGCGTATTATTCACGAGATGCTCATGCAATGGAAAAATCGTGTTACTACCGTTAAAGTAACGGCCATCAAATAAATCTCATCACAAGTACTTTTCCTTCAGTTTAGTTAACTCGGGAGAAACCGCTAATGAAGAAACATTATACGAAGAAAAGTATATTCATTGTTAAATCACCTGTACGAGCTCCTCCCGTTCCAAATTACCATCATTGTTTCTGTCGTAGTGAGAAAACATGATGCTGACCAAGTATTCCTTGCTGTGATTATCTTCGGCCATTAATCTGGCATGGCTATACAGAAGCAAATTGTCCTACggcaaataaatatagaagtaagagtaaataaaatagtatttagAGTCTGAttacgttttaataattttttaaataaagctaaTTGAAAAGTGTTATACAAAAAGTTTACATGAAAAAATCTCGACACCACAGCTAAATTTACATATGtgttgaaataaattacagtttaaatttataagtcacaaaaatttagttttatcttaaaaatagtagtttattatttttaatattattttaatattattcttttacatattttgaaattatagacatataagattattaaactggataaaaaaatagagatgtTATTTATAGCTCAATAACAAATTCAaacttatttctattttatatactcCAACTTTTTGATTGAAGCTACATCTGTGAACAGagtcaaagaataataataataatttagtaaataaagccatttatttgtaattcaaGAAGATAGGGGAgcgtttttcatcaaaaaattttcgttAAACTTTTCAGCGTTTTAAATCTGAAATTATTGCATCGCGGAGAGTAAAATCAATAACATACTTTCATAATCTCGTATTCTTGTGCCGAACACTCCTCAATATCGTGACCGTTCTTTCGTGGAATCGATTTGTTCGCCTGATGATGCTTCATCTTATTCTTAGCGTACTTAGCGATAGC
This sequence is a window from Monomorium pharaonis isolate MP-MQ-018 chromosome 3, ASM1337386v2, whole genome shotgun sequence. Protein-coding genes within it:
- the LOC105839370 gene encoding follistatin-related protein 5 isoform X2, with the translated sequence MRLKPCLVTFYLLLLSIVSTYIAPVLGSDLIRYKRSRHRYFTVNNNGISPDTESPPSTTPTSTDDEAADSENQHVHKNDDPCLVKYCGAGRECQVSADGEEMVAACVCVRRCARRHRPVCASNGRVYVNHCEMHRAACNAGTPLTTRRLSRCFNNGNYSVQARKDFFAYHVPSKSKAIAKYAKNKMKHHQANKSIPRKNGHDIEECSAQEYEIMKDNLLLYSHARLMAEDNHSKEYLVSIMFSHYDRNNDGNLEREELVQIAKEENMEELSAGCNLSHMINYDDTDGDGRLNVNEFYMAFSKLYSVSVVLLDKSLEVNHISARVGDNVEIKCDVTGTPSPPLVWRRYDTDVETLNEAEIRVLNDDSLYLTNVQLEHAGNYTCHALSNEDVVQTHMLTIYTVPEVRVTPQFQSKRPKGTAKMRCHVIGEPLPRVRWLKNDKPLSEDQPDKYEVIGNGTKLLIRKVDYADTGAYMCEATSAGGLTRDISSLVIQEQPTPIATDEERRFLSFHEWGILVYEPSTCHALHEIHSTDIIPGTQEYVCGPKNVPCSWGRAINVADRYVYVSQPDKNRVLVISEVQMMIIDVVATDKNPVDLWYVQNLDYVWVLNWRNERDVGIKTVQIIKEAAQRKKHRTIQLEPIDAQFDRLKGLYIPQQRDTKHIFKYGYVTHTYQHGMYKLDLVNMRYTRTVNLASYNCLPTSIEFSDLYGFVILECKDPITSRPTGQVLLDYLTDSVLAHKPSILGKPAISPDSRYLVTLDKQNTGVTLVVQEILPSGLKFAFDVKTTLNISDIAFYPSQTTHSYDIYASSTDKEDILFLDLTTGKVEMITGVGKATPPHLTKWGNPNRPIIQSGIFGRYMVSPSNQALFVLNGETRTVNCEIGGLIHPGAIVWFTVSLR
- the LOC105839370 gene encoding follistatin-related protein 5 isoform X1; the protein is MRLKPCLVTFYLLLLSIVSTYIAPVLGSDLIRYKVSTRSRHRYFTVNNNGISPDTESPPSTTPTSTDDEAADSENQHVHKNDDPCLVKYCGAGRECQVSADGEEMVAACVCVRRCARRHRPVCASNGRVYVNHCEMHRAACNAGTPLTTRRLSRCFNNGNYSVQARKDFFAYHVPSKSKAIAKYAKNKMKHHQANKSIPRKNGHDIEECSAQEYEIMKDNLLLYSHARLMAEDNHSKEYLVSIMFSHYDRNNDGNLEREELVQIAKEENMEELSAGCNLSHMINYDDTDGDGRLNVNEFYMAFSKLYSVSVVLLDKSLEVNHISARVGDNVEIKCDVTGTPSPPLVWRRYDTDVETLNEAEIRVLNDDSLYLTNVQLEHAGNYTCHALSNEDVVQTHMLTIYTVPEVRVTPQFQSKRPKGTAKMRCHVIGEPLPRVRWLKNDKPLSEDQPDKYEVIGNGTKLLIRKVDYADTGAYMCEATSAGGLTRDISSLVIQEQPTPIATDEERRFLSFHEWGILVYEPSTCHALHEIHSTDIIPGTQEYVCGPKNVPCSWGRAINVADRYVYVSQPDKNRVLVISEVQMMIIDVVATDKNPVDLWYVQNLDYVWVLNWRNERDVGIKTVQIIKEAAQRKKHRTIQLEPIDAQFDRLKGLYIPQQRDTKHIFKYGYVTHTYQHGMYKLDLVNMRYTRTVNLASYNCLPTSIEFSDLYGFVILECKDPITSRPTGQVLLDYLTDSVLAHKPSILGKPAISPDSRYLVTLDKQNTGVTLVVQEILPSGLKFAFDVKTTLNISDIAFYPSQTTHSYDIYASSTDKEDILFLDLTTGKVEMITGVGKATPPHLTKWGNPNRPIIQSGIFGRYMVSPSNQALFVLNGETRTVNCEIGGLIHPGAIVWFTVSLR